From one Rattus norvegicus strain BN/NHsdMcwi chromosome 7, GRCr8, whole genome shotgun sequence genomic stretch:
- the Uqcrb gene encoding cytochrome b-c1 complex subunit 7, whose translation MAGRPAVAASSKWLDGFRKWYYNAAGFNKLGLMRDDTMHETEDVKEAIRRLPENLYNDRMFRIKRALDLSMRHQILPKDQWTKYEEDKFYLEPYLKEVIRERKEREEWAKK comes from the exons ATGGCGGGCCGACCTGCAG TTGCAGCATCAAGCAAGTGGCTGGATGGTTTCCGGAAGTGGTATTATAATGCAGCGGGCTTCAATAAACTGG GGTTAATGCGAGATGACACAATGCATGAAACTGAAGATGTAAAAGAAGCCATAAGAAGGCTGCCTGAGAACCTTTATAATGACAGAATGTTTCGAATTAAGAGAGCCCTAGACCTGTCTATGCGGCATCAGATCTTGCCTAAGGATCAGTGGACAAAATATGAGGAG GACAAATTCTACCTTGAACCCTATCTGAAAGAGGTTATtcgggaaagaaaggagagagaagagtggGCGAAGAAGTGA